Within the Vibrio sp. DW001 genome, the region CAACAGGCTTTAGATACAGTTCAAAACGAATTTTTGGCTACTTTGTTGGAAGACACATTCGTGAACGCAGGTATGGAAATAAACCGCCGTATCATCGGTTTTGCTGGTGTAGCGGACTTTAAGGAGTTGCCTGATCCAGAGCAACGAGCTTGCTGTGAACGTCAGGCGTTGAAGCTCGCGAGAGAACTCATGTTAAATGCGAAAAATTATCAAAATTTTGCATCTATTAAATCCTACGCAGAACAGTGTTAAGAGGTCACTATGAAGATTAATGGTCAACATTATCGAACTGTCTGGATGGCAGAAGATGGTCGAACAGTTGAAATACTCGATCAAACTAAACTTCCATTTGAATTAGAAACCATTCAATTGACGTCGATGAAGCTTGCTGCCACGGCAATTAGAGAAATGTGGGTTCGTGGTGCGCCTCTGATTGGTGCTGTAGCCGCTTACGGTATGGCTCTGGGTATGAAGGAAGACCCAAGTGATGAAAATTTAACGGCCTGTTATGATGTGCTCATTGACACTCGACCCACGGCGATCAACTTAAAATGGGCGCTGGACAGGGTTAACAGACATCTTTCCAAAATTGCGTCGACCGAGCGTGAGCAGGCTGCCTATAAACTCGCGGCAGAAATTGCAGATGAAGATGTTCAATTGTGTGAGCAAATTGGCGAGCACGGTTTGGCGATCATTAAAAAAATTGCCGCGAATAAACCCGCTGGATCGGTCGTTAATGTCTTGACGCATTGTAATGCAGGATGGTTAGCGACTGTTGACTGGGGAACGGCCATTTCACCCATCTATAAAGCACATGAAGCGGGTATCAACATTCATGTATGGGTCGACGAAACACGCCCTCGAAATCAAGGGTTACTCACGGCTTTTGAATTAGGTTCTCATGGTGTGCCACATACGTTGATTGCCGATAATGCTGGTGGTCATTTGATGCAGCATGGAGAAGTCGATTTGTGCATTGTCGGTACGGATCGTACGACAGCAAATGGTGATGTGTGTAATAAAATTGGTACCTATTTAAAAGCGCTTGCTGCGTTTGATAATGATGTGCCTTTTTATGTCGCTTTACCTTCACCAACGATCGATTTTACCGTGTTTGATGGCGTTAATGAAATTCCGATTGAACAGCGCTCAGGAGAAGAACAATCTCATGTGTACGGCGTCGATTCAGACGGTCAGTGTCGCTGGGTTAATACAGCGCCTAAGGGAACGCAATGTGGGAATTATGCGTTTGATGTGACACCAGCACGTTACGTAACGGGTTTAATTACCGAGCGTGGTGTTTGTGAAGCAAGCGAGGAGGCACTCTCAGAACTATTTGCTGACCTTAAACAACCTACTTATGTCTAGTTTTTCTTGGGGCATTCTTGCCCCTTTTAAGGAAATGTTATGAACCGTGAAACGCTATCGCAGCAAATTATAGATACGTGTTTAGAAATGACGGCACTGGGATTGAACCAGGGTACATCAGGGAATGTCAGTGCCCGTTATAAAAAAGGCATGTTAATTACACCAAGTGGTATCCCATATAACAAGCTAACGCCTAGCATGATTGTGTATGTTGATAATGAAGGTAAAGCGGAAGCGGATAAGGTACCGTCGAGTGAATGGCATTTTCATCTTTCTTGTTTTAAAGCCAAACCCGAGCTGAATGCCGTGGTGCATAATCACGCGGTCAATGCAACGGCGGTTTCGATATTAAACCGTGCCATACCAGCAATACATTACATGGTGGCTGTGACAGGGACAGATCATGTTCCGTGCATACCGTATTCAACCTTCGGTACTCAAGAGTTAGCCGATAATGTGGCCTTAGGAATCCAAGAGAGCAAAGCGTTTTTGATGCAGCATCACGGCATGTTAGCCATGGAAGTTAATTTAGAAAAAGCGTTGTGGTTGGCAAATGAAGTCGAGGTGTTAGCGAAGCTGTATCTGCACATTCTTTCTATTCAGCCGGATGTCCCCGAATTATCGACTGAAGAAATGAAAATAGTGTTAGATAAATTTAAAACGTATGGTTTGAAGAGCGAGTAAAATAAATAGTAGCGATAGCTCCTCTACAAATTTTATTCTCTTATTGACACGTTACATCAACGATAAAAGGGTTTTTAGGGAATAATAAATTTCATTTAGGGTACTGACAACTAAACAACAATCACATAAGTTGACAGTACCCTCACTAAGAACAAATCGTTCTTGAGTCCTATTTCTAGAACAACCTTATTGGTCGCCACTCAGATCTGACTTGTAAACCGATTACATTGATAGGCTACTTTTGAAAAGATAACCCTAACGATGCAAGCTGTTGTGCTTTACCTTTAATATTACGAGTAAGCCCAGCCACTTCGTTCACCTCTTTTAAGTTGCACTGCGAAGAGTCTCGGATCGCCGCGACGTTTTGGCTTATATCATTTGCGACGACAGATTGCTGTTCGGTGGCCGTGGATATTTGGGTTGCCGCATCTTCTATATGCTGCATTACACTCGATAGTACGCCAATTTTGCTTTGTGTATTGGACGTGTATTCGATGCAAACTTGAGCAGCACTTTGACCTTGTTTCATGGTTTCAGAAAGTTCGGCAACAGAACTCATCACGCTCCCCATTGAATCCTGAATATTTTCAGTTGCTTTTTGAGTGCGTTGGCTTAGTGTTCTTACTTCGTCGGCCACGACAGCAAATCCCCGTCCATATTGTCCGGCACGAGCAGATTCTATTGCAGCATTCAGCGCAAGCAGATTCGTTTGCTCAGCGATGCTCTGAATTTCTGACATGATGGCGGCAATACTGGTTAGTTTCTTGGACAAATTTTCAGCAGACTCGAATGACGTTTCTACCTCGTCGACAAGCGCAGATACCTGATTTTGAGTTTTTTTGCTCCAAGTGTCCGCCTCTTGGCAGGTGTTGTTTGCTGAAAGGACTTGATCCAGCGTGGTGGCACTATTGCGAGCAACTTCTTCTATTGTCGCGACCATCTGTTCAACAGCGGACGCAACATTCTCTATTTCGAGTGTTTCTTTTTCGATATTGATATGCGTACTTTCAGAGGCGTTCTCCAAGGAATGTACCTGTTTTAGTAAACTGCTGCTGCTATCCTGCGTTCGACCTATGATCGTTTGAACTCGACCTTGCTGCATTTTGAGATGGTACTCTGCGTAGTTGGTTTGGTCATCACAGAAGACGAGACGAGAGATACTGTCATAATCGCGTTTTAGCTCATCGTAGAACTTCTGACGAACAAATAACTCATGGTAAAGAACCGTTATGGTCGCAAACGGTATGATTAGCGTAGCCAGAGGGCTGACATAAAATCCGGCAATTACGGCCCCCAATGTGACAAAAAATAACGAGATTATCCTTTGTCTGGTGGTAAGACGAATATTGGATGTAAGGTGCTTACCCTTGTCAGCCACGGTATATAGCTTTATGGCGCGACGCTTTACTTCAGGTGAAAGCTTTCGACGAACCGACTGATACCCAATGAGTTTATTCTCTTCAAAAATAGGCGTGACAAAAGCATCAACCCAGTAATATCGTCCATCTTTACAGATGTTTTTTACGGCCCCTCTCCAAGCTTGACCATTCTTTAGATGGCCCCATAGATCCTTAAACGCAGCCTTGGGCATGTCAGGGTGACGTATCATATTGTGATTTTTATTGAGAAGCTCACTTATGTCATATCCGGATACTCTACAAAAATCATTATTTGCATATGTAATGACGCCTTCTTTATCAGTGGTTGAGACGAGTTCTTCGTTTTCGGAGATTTCTATTTCTTCTTCTATTCTATTTTTTTCTGTTTTATTCATGATGTTTAAGCCTGACGTTATATTTATAATTTTAGTTTTAATGCAACTGAAGTTACATCTACAGTAAACATAGACAACATTACGCATATTTGCTAAATGCGAAGACAGAAAGGTGAACACTTCATTCATGTTGCATTCATCTTTTATGAGCTATATTGACAAACAGGATAGGAGAGGTAAATATGAAAAAAGTATTCGTAACAGCGTTAGTATTAATGGCTGGCTTTATTGCTCTACTCAGTAGCTTAATCCTTGTTGTCCCGTTAACCGTGGCCGCGTTAATTGCAGGTAAGCAGATCGAAAAGAAATTGAAAAACCAAGGTTTCAATCCGACGTCAGAAAGGATTATAGAAGGCGAATATGAAGAGAAACTGTCCAAATAAACAACCATCTAAGACATTCGCGAAACAATGTGTGGAAAAGACAATAAATGCCTAAAATAACTCACTTCTCTTTCTTTCTGTGTGCGGTAATGTCAGTCATTATATTGGGGTGTATGAACCCGCCCATTGACCCAAGTTATAGTACCTCTGAGTCATTGCCTAGCTATTCTCAATCGAGCTTTGAACAGTATATTGAAGAGACGCAGTCATGGCTTAAAGACAACCGAGTGTTCGTCACCGATGATAAAGACAAAGAAGTTGCGGCCAATGCACCCTATGAAATCAGACCAGAAACCCCAAATGGTCAGGCGGTTTTATTAGTTCATGGCCTTGGTGATTCACCCTATTCATTTATCGATGTAGCGAAACATCTTGCAGAGCGCGGCTACGTAGTGCGAACCGTGTTATTACCCGGGCATGGAAGTAAAGTGGGTGACCTGATTCTGCCTACCTTGTCCGATTGGCAGGGCGTGGTCGATCATCATATAGGCCTACTTAAACAAGAGTACGATTCAGTTTGGCTTGGTGGGTATT harbors:
- the mtnA gene encoding S-methyl-5-thioribose-1-phosphate isomerase, whose amino-acid sequence is MKINGQHYRTVWMAEDGRTVEILDQTKLPFELETIQLTSMKLAATAIREMWVRGAPLIGAVAAYGMALGMKEDPSDENLTACYDVLIDTRPTAINLKWALDRVNRHLSKIASTEREQAAYKLAAEIADEDVQLCEQIGEHGLAIIKKIAANKPAGSVVNVLTHCNAGWLATVDWGTAISPIYKAHEAGINIHVWVDETRPRNQGLLTAFELGSHGVPHTLIADNAGGHLMQHGEVDLCIVGTDRTTANGDVCNKIGTYLKALAAFDNDVPFYVALPSPTIDFTVFDGVNEIPIEQRSGEEQSHVYGVDSDGQCRWVNTAPKGTQCGNYAFDVTPARYVTGLITERGVCEASEEALSELFADLKQPTYV
- a CDS encoding L-fuculose-phosphate aldolase, translating into MNRETLSQQIIDTCLEMTALGLNQGTSGNVSARYKKGMLITPSGIPYNKLTPSMIVYVDNEGKAEADKVPSSEWHFHLSCFKAKPELNAVVHNHAVNATAVSILNRAIPAIHYMVAVTGTDHVPCIPYSTFGTQELADNVALGIQESKAFLMQHHGMLAMEVNLEKALWLANEVEVLAKLYLHILSIQPDVPELSTEEMKIVLDKFKTYGLKSE
- a CDS encoding methyl-accepting chemotaxis protein, which produces MNKTEKNRIEEEIEISENEELVSTTDKEGVITYANNDFCRVSGYDISELLNKNHNMIRHPDMPKAAFKDLWGHLKNGQAWRGAVKNICKDGRYYWVDAFVTPIFEENKLIGYQSVRRKLSPEVKRRAIKLYTVADKGKHLTSNIRLTTRQRIISLFFVTLGAVIAGFYVSPLATLIIPFATITVLYHELFVRQKFYDELKRDYDSISRLVFCDDQTNYAEYHLKMQQGRVQTIIGRTQDSSSSLLKQVHSLENASESTHINIEKETLEIENVASAVEQMVATIEEVARNSATTLDQVLSANNTCQEADTWSKKTQNQVSALVDEVETSFESAENLSKKLTSIAAIMSEIQSIAEQTNLLALNAAIESARAGQYGRGFAVVADEVRTLSQRTQKATENIQDSMGSVMSSVAELSETMKQGQSAAQVCIEYTSNTQSKIGVLSSVMQHIEDAATQISTATEQQSVVANDISQNVAAIRDSSQCNLKEVNEVAGLTRNIKGKAQQLASLGLSFQK